The genomic segment GGCGCAGTGTCGCCGAGCTGATGAACTGGGGCAGCACGATTCTCAGTACCGACGATGTCATGGAAGGCGTCGCCGAGATGATTCCCGATGTGCAGGTAGAGGCCACTTTTCCTGATGGCACCAAGCTTGTCACCGTCCACAACCCAATCCGATAGGACGCGCCATGAAACCAGGACAATACTTACTCGCAACCACCCCTATTGTGTGCAACGAGGGAAGAGAAGCCATTACCCTCACGGTAGTTAATCGCGGCGATCGCCCAATTCAAGTTGGATCACATTTCCATTTCGCAGAAACCAATTCCGCGCTGGACTTTGACCGGGATGCCGCTTTGGGCAAGCGTCTTGATATTCCCGCAGGCACAGCCGTTCGGTTCGAGCCCGGCGATGCTGCCACGGTACAGCTCATCGACTTTGGGGGCACCCGGGAGATTTATGGCTTCCGAGGCAAAGTCAACGGCACCATCAACGGATAAGTAGAGGCAGAGTAATGAGTTTTGAACTGAATAGGAAGCAATACACCGCCCTGTATGGGCCTACCATCGGAGATTCGGTGAGGCTGGCGGACACGGAGCTGTTCGCGACCGTCGAAAAGGACCTCACTGTGCCCGGCGAGGAAGCACTGTTCGGCGGCGGAAAAGTCATCCGAGCCGGCATGGGCCAGGACGGCGAACGGCAAAGGCACGAGGACGTGCCAGACGTGGTGATCACCAATGTGCTGATCATTGATTACACCGGAATTTACAAGGCTGACCTGGCCATTCGTGACGCGCACATTTACCGCATCGGCAAGGCCGGCAATCCGAAAACCATGGACGGCGTGACCATCCCCATCGGCGTGTCCACCGACGTCATTGCCGGTGAGGGCAAAATCCTCACCGCCGGTGGGATTGACACGCACATTCACTTCATCAGCCCAGACCAGATCAACACCGCCCTGACCTCTGGGATCACCACCATGATCGGCGGCGGCACCGGCCCTTCGGAATCCACGAAAGCCACCACCCTCACCCCCGGCGCGTGGAATATCGCCGCCATGCTGCGTTCCTTTGAGGCGTTTCCCATGAACTTTGGCCTGCTGGGCAAGGGGCACGGAACCTCCACCGCCGCCCTGGGCGAGCAGATTGAGGCCGGAGCGATCGGCCTGAAGGTGCACGAGGACTGGGGTGCCACGCCCGCCTCGATTGATACCTCGCTGAAGGTCGCCGACCAGTATGACGTGCAGGTAGCAATCCACACCGATACCCTGAACGAGGCCGGTTTTGTGGACAGCACCAAGGCAGCTATCGACGGCCGCGTCATCCACACTTTCCACACCGAAGGCGCAGGTGGTGGCCACGCACCGGACATCATGGAGCTTGCCAGCGAACCGTACGTGCTGCCCGCATCCACCAACCCCACGCTCCCCTACACGCGCAATACCATCGAAGAGCATCTGGACATGCTCATGGTGTGCCATCACCTGAACGCCGACATTCCTGAGGACGTGGCTTTCGCGGATTCCCGCATCCGTCCAGAAACCATCGCCGCAGAGGACGTACTGCATGACCTGGGCATCTTCTCGATTACCTCCTCGGATTCACAGGCGATGGGCCGGGTGGGTGAAGTGATTCTCCGCACCTGGCAGCTGGCCGACGCAATGAAGCGGCAACGCGGTGCCCTCTCCGAAGATGTCGCCATCATGGGCGATAACTTCCGTATCCGCCGTTACATCGCCAAGTACACCATCAATCCGGCCATTGCACAGGGCATTTCCGACTATGTTGGCAGCATTGAGGAAGGCAAGTTTGCGGACCTGGTGCTGTGGGAACCCCAGTTCTTCGGGGTCAAACCAAGCCTGATCATTAAGGGCGGCCAAGTGGTGTCCACCGTGATGGGCGACCCGAACGCCTCGATTCCCACCCCGCAGCCTGCGCTGTACCGCCCCTCTTTCGGAGCATATGGCACTGCCGTTGGTCCCAATTCCATCACCTTCATGTCCCGCGCCGCCGTGGATGCTGGAGTGCCGGAAAACCTGGGCCTCAACAAGGAGATACGGGTATGCCACGGAATCCGTACTCTGCGCAAATCAGACCTGAAGCTCAACGGCGAAACCCCTGACATTTCCGTTGACCCGCAAACCTACGACGTCCGCGTTGATGGGGAGCTGATCAGCAGTAACCCCAACGATTCCCTGCCCATGGCGCAACGCTACTTCCTCTTCTAAACAAAGGCACCACCATGATTGTCACTGAAATTCTCGGAAACACCCACGAGGTGACGGGCCGCAGCTTGATCGGCGAGAGGCACGTTGAAAAAATCGTTCTTCCCAGCGCCGATCTGGTCAAACGCATTCAGCGTGTGACCACCGACCACGGCACCGAGCTTGGTCTGCGTCTGCCCGCAGACTCCCCTGACCTGCGTGATGGCGACATTCTGGCGGTTGAGGAGGGAAACGCCATTGTGGTGTCGGTCCTGCCCACGGACGTGCTGGTCATCACGCCAACGTCCATTATGCAGATGGGTTTTGTGGCGCACAGCCTGGGAAACCGCCATCTGCAAGCGCAGTTTTTCGATGCTGACAGTGACTACCACGCAGAGGTCATGGTGGTGCAGTACGACCACACCGTGGAGGAGTTTCTGACCCACCATGCGGTCCCCTATTCCCGCGAAGAACGCGTCATGCCCGTCCCCTTCCGCCACGCAGAGCACACCCACTAAACCCATGACACCTTCACTGCTTGCTGCCATGCAGCTCACCGATTCCGCCCTTCCTACCGGCGCATTTAGCCATTCGTTGGGGTTTGAAAGCTACATCGAGGCCGGCATCATCCACGACGAAGCCAGCTTCGCAGCCTGGTTGCACATGTTCTGCACCCAGCAACTCACCTTCACCGACGCCTTGGCCATCCGCCTGGTCTACGCCGCTACTGACTTCGCCGAGGTTACCCGTATCGACGCCGCGCTCACCGCCCAGGCGCTCCCCCACGAGATACGACAGGCAGGCGTGACCATGGGACAACGCCTTCTGACCATCGCCGCTGAATCCTACGACAGTCCTTGGCTTGCGGCATACCAGCGTGCGGTAGCGGACCACCTGGTGTATGCGCATCCGGCCAGCGTATGGGCGGTCGTCGCAAAGCACATGGGTGTAGAGGCGGATGATGCGGTGGCACACCACGTGTACGCGACGGTGATTTCGCTGACGCAAAACGCCGTGCGCGGGGTGCCGCTGGGGCAGCAAGCCGGGCAGCGTGTGATCCGGCAGGCCCAGGACTGGGTGCAGCACGCGGTGGAGGCATCAAAGCAACTAGATGAATCCGACCTCGGTGCCATCGCCCCTGGTCTGGAGATTGCGCAGATGCGTCACGAGCAGCAGCGCGCACGGCTTTTTATGAGTTAAGAAAGAGGTTCATAACCACATGAGCGAACAGCATACGGATCCAGTCATCGTTGGCATCGGCGGGCCAGTTGGCTCCGGGAAAACCCAGCTCATTGAGCGCATTACCCGGGCAATGAGCAGCGAGATTTCTATGGCTGCCATCACCAACGACATTTACACCATTGAGGACGCAAAAATCCTTGCCCGTAATTCCGTGCTGCCCACCGACCGGATCATCGGCATTGAAACAGGCGGCTGCCCGCACACCGCCATCCGCGAAGACACCTCCATGAACGATGCCGCCATCACGGAACTCAAAGAACGCTTCCCTGACCTACAGCTCATTTTCGTGGAATCCGGCGGCGATAATCTCTCCGCCACCTTCAGCCCGGAACTGGTGGATTTTTCCATCTACGTCATTGACGTCGCACAGGGCGAGAAAATTCCCCGCAAGGCAGGCATGGGCATGATCAAATCGGATTTGTTCATTATCAACAAAACCGACCTGGCGCCGCACGTGCACGCGGATCTTGCCGTGATGACCGAGGACTCCAAGGCGTTCCGCAAAGACAAACCGTTCGCCCTGACCAACCTGATGACCGACGAGGGCCTGGATAAGGTGTTGGAGTGGATTCGCCGAGATGTCCTGCTCATGGACCTGGCATGACTGCTGAACAACCGACGGGCGAACTGTCGCTGAGGATTGAGCGCCGCCGTGATGCGAATGGTGGCGACGGTTCCAGCGTGGCCACCTCGCAGTTTCACCGGGGCGCGCTGCGGGTACTTCGTCCCTACTACGCCGATGACTCTGGGCAGGCCACCTACACCGTCATTAACCCTGGTGGGGCCTATTTCGGTGGTGACACCTACCAGCTGACCCTTGACGTCGCTGATAATGCCGCGTTGCGCGTAACCACACAATCCGCGACCAAGGTGTACAAAACCCCACAGGGGCCAGCGCACCAGACGATGCACATCACCCTAGGCGAGAGCGCCCGGCTGGACTATGTTCCTGACCAGCTCATTGTCTATGAAAATGGGTCGTACCGTCAGGACACCACGGTGGACATGCAGCCGAGTTCCAGCCTGACCATGTCGGAGATCATCACTCCCGGCTGGTCACCATCAGGGGAGACGTTCACCTACACGGAACTGCGGATGCGCACGGAAATCAGGGTGTGTTCGGAACTATTCGCGATTGACCAATTGCGCATCCTCCCGGCGGAGGAAAGTGTCACCGGCATCGGCTTTATGGAGGGTTTCACCCACATTGGCCAGCTGATTTTCGTGTCCCGCATGGTAGCTCAACCCGCTGTGGCCGATGCGCTGGCCGAGCTAGTGCGCACGTCAGACACACATTCCGGGCTCACCCACGCAGGCCGTCCGCTGCCACTCATTGACGACGCCCCGGTGTGCCTGGTCATCCGTTCGCTCGCCCATTCCACCGAGGCCATCGCCCGCCTCCACGAACAAGCAACTGACATAGTTAAGGACGCATGATGTCTATACTCCGGGGCATTTCTCAAATCTTTTTCATTGACAACCCAGTGACCGGGGCCGTGATCCTCATCGCGCTGGCCTGCGCCGATCCGCGGTTGGCGCTGTTGACCGCGCTCGGGTCAGCCACCCAAACCGTCGGCGCGTGGGCACTGAGGTACCAGGACCAGGCCGACCACGGTTTGATGGGCTACAACGGTGCGTTAGTCGGGGCGTCGACAGCCCTTTATGTTGGGTTCACACCAACCTCAGTGGCATTAACGGTGGTGGGGTCACTGGCTTGCATCATTGTGCACATTGCGCTGCAGCACGTGAGTGAACGGCCGCCACTCAAGCGTTTCGCCCTCCCTGTGTCCACCGCTCCGTTTTGTGCCGTATCCAGCCTGATGTTCGGGACCCTGGGACACCTCATCGACCCGGCACCGCTCAGCTCTGCGGAAGGCACCGCAGGCTTCG from the Corynebacterium durum genome contains:
- the ureC gene encoding urease subunit alpha, translating into MSFELNRKQYTALYGPTIGDSVRLADTELFATVEKDLTVPGEEALFGGGKVIRAGMGQDGERQRHEDVPDVVITNVLIIDYTGIYKADLAIRDAHIYRIGKAGNPKTMDGVTIPIGVSTDVIAGEGKILTAGGIDTHIHFISPDQINTALTSGITTMIGGGTGPSESTKATTLTPGAWNIAAMLRSFEAFPMNFGLLGKGHGTSTAALGEQIEAGAIGLKVHEDWGATPASIDTSLKVADQYDVQVAIHTDTLNEAGFVDSTKAAIDGRVIHTFHTEGAGGGHAPDIMELASEPYVLPASTNPTLPYTRNTIEEHLDMLMVCHHLNADIPEDVAFADSRIRPETIAAEDVLHDLGIFSITSSDSQAMGRVGEVILRTWQLADAMKRQRGALSEDVAIMGDNFRIRRYIAKYTINPAIAQGISDYVGSIEEGKFADLVLWEPQFFGVKPSLIIKGGQVVSTVMGDPNASIPTPQPALYRPSFGAYGTAVGPNSITFMSRAAVDAGVPENLGLNKEIRVCHGIRTLRKSDLKLNGETPDISVDPQTYDVRVDGELISSNPNDSLPMAQRYFLF
- a CDS encoding urease subunit beta gives rise to the protein MKPGQYLLATTPIVCNEGREAITLTVVNRGDRPIQVGSHFHFAETNSALDFDRDAALGKRLDIPAGTAVRFEPGDAATVQLIDFGGTREIYGFRGKVNGTING
- a CDS encoding urea transporter, whose product is MMSILRGISQIFFIDNPVTGAVILIALACADPRLALLTALGSATQTVGAWALRYQDQADHGLMGYNGALVGASTALYVGFTPTSVALTVVGSLACIIVHIALQHVSERPPLKRFALPVSTAPFCAVSSLMFGTLGHLIDPAPLSSAEGTAGFGLGIDNSFSEIVLADGVITGAVIIAALFIGSWRIGAWAVGGSVVSTLLSGLAEHGFSETSTGLHTYSAVLVAIAIGAVFWQDRHLSMRLVGAGVGIVLAMSINQLFTFTLLPIFTWPFLFAMWLVLIAGGFVPARVIKDAPVEAAVGA
- the ureE gene encoding urease accessory protein UreE; translated protein: MIVTEILGNTHEVTGRSLIGERHVEKIVLPSADLVKRIQRVTTDHGTELGLRLPADSPDLRDGDILAVEEGNAIVVSVLPTDVLVITPTSIMQMGFVAHSLGNRHLQAQFFDADSDYHAEVMVVQYDHTVEEFLTHHAVPYSREERVMPVPFRHAEHTH
- a CDS encoding urease accessory protein UreF, encoding MTPSLLAAMQLTDSALPTGAFSHSLGFESYIEAGIIHDEASFAAWLHMFCTQQLTFTDALAIRLVYAATDFAEVTRIDAALTAQALPHEIRQAGVTMGQRLLTIAAESYDSPWLAAYQRAVADHLVYAHPASVWAVVAKHMGVEADDAVAHHVYATVISLTQNAVRGVPLGQQAGQRVIRQAQDWVQHAVEASKQLDESDLGAIAPGLEIAQMRHEQQRARLFMS
- a CDS encoding urease subunit gamma; the protein is MHLQPREQEKLMVVVAADVARRRQARGLKLNYPEAVAILTYELLEGARDGRSVAELMNWGSTILSTDDVMEGVAEMIPDVQVEATFPDGTKLVTVHNPIR
- the ureG gene encoding urease accessory protein UreG, translating into MSEQHTDPVIVGIGGPVGSGKTQLIERITRAMSSEISMAAITNDIYTIEDAKILARNSVLPTDRIIGIETGGCPHTAIREDTSMNDAAITELKERFPDLQLIFVESGGDNLSATFSPELVDFSIYVIDVAQGEKIPRKAGMGMIKSDLFIINKTDLAPHVHADLAVMTEDSKAFRKDKPFALTNLMTDEGLDKVLEWIRRDVLLMDLA
- a CDS encoding urease accessory protein UreD → MTAEQPTGELSLRIERRRDANGGDGSSVATSQFHRGALRVLRPYYADDSGQATYTVINPGGAYFGGDTYQLTLDVADNAALRVTTQSATKVYKTPQGPAHQTMHITLGESARLDYVPDQLIVYENGSYRQDTTVDMQPSSSLTMSEIITPGWSPSGETFTYTELRMRTEIRVCSELFAIDQLRILPAEESVTGIGFMEGFTHIGQLIFVSRMVAQPAVADALAELVRTSDTHSGLTHAGRPLPLIDDAPVCLVIRSLAHSTEAIARLHEQATDIVKDA